The sequence below is a genomic window from Clostridium putrefaciens.
AAATCTAAGAAGCCATCTAATTCATGTTTAAGAGTCCTCATTCTGCTACCATAAAAGTTCTTAAGTTTATAAGTATAGTTATTATAGTGTCCACTATCTATAAAAGAACTTAGTGCTCCTTGCATTGGTACTGTAGAAACTAAATCTAAGCTTACCTTATAATTACTAAACTCATTTATAATCTTTTGGGGTATTATGCAAGCCGCTAATCTTATTCCAGGTATTAAGGTTTTTGAGAAACTTTTAATATATATAACTTTTTGATTTTTATCATATTTATATAGTGGATGAGAAGACGCATCATTTAAATCGCTTAAGTAATCATCTTCAACTATATATACGCCATATTTATTTGCAAGATATACAATTTGTTTTTTATCATCTTCAGATAAAGAAGTACCTAATGGATTTTGCATACGAGGCATAGTGTAGAAAAATTTTATTTTTTTATTTTTAAATATGTGTTCTAGTTTATTTAAGTCTATACCATTAAAATCTCGTTCTATTCCAATAACATTAAATTTGTTAATGTTAAGCCATTTTAAAAATATATTATATGTAGGTTGTTCTACTAAAATAGACTCTCTATCCTCACCAAAATTTAAAGTAGATAATATTGAAAGAGCTTGTTGACCTCCAGAGGTAATAAAGATTTTATCAAGAGAACAGTCTAAGTGAGATTGTTTAAATAGTGAAAGAACGCTTTCTTTTAAAGGTGTAAAACCAGAGGATAAAGAATATCCGAAAATATTATATTTATATTCTTCTATTGCTTTTTCAAATGACTTTTGAAAATCTTCATAAGGCAGAATCTTCATATCTGGCTCCCCTGAAGAAAAGTCTATAATGGTTGATTCATTTATATTATAATATTTTAACTTGTTGTCTACAACGAAGTATCCACTTTTAGGCAGGGCATATATAAGATTTTGTTTTTCTAGTTCAGAATAAGCTCTTATAACTGTAGAATTACTACAACTAAATTTTATAGCAAGAGCTCTTATAGAAGGTAATTTATCATTGAAATTACCAATTTCTATTTCATGATTTATGTAGTTTATAATAAATTCGTATTTTGTAATAATACTCACCCACTTTTGTTTATATAAATATTTTGGAATACAAATGTTTAAAAACGTATACAGTTTTAAATATGTAAATACAGTTTTTATTATTTATAAATTATATCATATAAAAATAAAGTTTTGTACCCGTATATAATAACTTTGTATGGCTACAATGTTATTATATGAAAGATAAATTTATTATGTTTAGGCCTATTTATTTCTAGCATTTACATATAGGTTTCTAATAGTTATGTATATTTAGTTCTATTAGGTATATATTTTTTAAAATTTAAAGTAATATTTATTACTAAAGTCTAGCCAGGTATATTATAATAA
It includes:
- a CDS encoding PLP-dependent aminotransferase family protein; amino-acid sequence: MSIITKYEFIINYINHEIEIGNFNDKLPSIRALAIKFSCSNSTVIRAYSELEKQNLIYALPKSGYFVVDNKLKYYNINESTIIDFSSGEPDMKILPYEDFQKSFEKAIEEYKYNIFGYSLSSGFTPLKESVLSLFKQSHLDCSLDKIFITSGGQQALSILSTLNFGEDRESILVEQPTYNIFLKWLNINKFNVIGIERDFNGIDLNKLEHIFKNKKIKFFYTMPRMQNPLGTSLSEDDKKQIVYLANKYGVYIVEDDYLSDLNDASSHPLYKYDKNQKVIYIKSFSKTLIPGIRLAACIIPQKIINEFSNYKVSLDLVSTVPMQGALSSFIDSGHYNNYTYKLKNFYGSRMRTLKHELDGFLDFNLEHCVPNNGMFSLIKLPNTNIDEFINIMSTKDISIRDGSNFYLKEFTHIPSLRISLCNVNEDNIIKGMDHMFKELKNSQYNPPLNSCQKLEL